From a single Candidatus Izemoplasmatales bacterium genomic region:
- a CDS encoding (2Fe-2S)-binding protein — MARVEFNLNHRDVVYDGDASRRLLDVLRIDFGLVGTKEGCGEGECGACSVLIDHALYNSCMVPVANAHGRRIVTIEGFRESERYRVIEASFLSEGAVQCGFCTPGMVLAAEALLSNDPHPTAAAVADALSGNLCRCTGYRMIVRAVLRASKDGEGLW, encoded by the coding sequence ATGGCACGCGTTGAATTCAACCTGAACCACCGCGACGTCGTCTACGACGGCGACGCCTCCCGCCGCCTGCTCGACGTCCTCCGCATCGACTTCGGCCTCGTCGGCACGAAGGAGGGCTGCGGCGAGGGCGAATGCGGCGCCTGCTCGGTCCTGATCGACCACGCCCTCTACAACAGCTGCATGGTCCCCGTCGCGAACGCGCACGGACGCAGGATCGTCACGATCGAAGGATTCCGCGAATCCGAACGTTATCGCGTGATCGAAGCGAGCTTCCTGTCGGAAGGCGCGGTCCAGTGCGGCTTCTGCACGCCCGGAATGGTGCTCGCGGCCGAGGCGCTGCTTTCGAACGACCCGCATCCGACGGCAGCGGCCGTCGCCGACGCCCTCTCGGGCAACCTCTGCCGCTGCACCGGCTACCGCATGATCGTGCGCGCCGTCCTGCGCGCGTCGAAGGACGGTGAGGGGCTGTGGTGA
- the ade gene encoding adenine deaminase: MGKPERVRFARGLEKAPLVLKNAHVVNVFSGTIDFCDVAVAEGVVVGLGSYDGVEEIDLEGRYLSPGFIDGHVHIESSMLTPPQFARCVLPWGTTAVVADPHEIGNIRGVDGVRYMIRAAATVPLDVFMMIPSCVPTTVFETAGATIGHEDVAALAGDPSVLGLGEVMDYPQVLSGGPEIFAKIAAVGNRPVDGHSPAVTGKDLCAYVGAGIRTDHECRTPAELAERVRLGQYVHLREGSHTKNLLALLPAVNEKNRHRVTFCTDDKHPEDIRREGHINHNVKLAIEAGVDPVDAIRMATLNTACCYGLQGRGAVAPGYRADLVVIDDLKAMVPSLVFKDGVLVARDRVALFEVPTVRDGRVVDTVRVDPAKVSFELRLGRDAVKVIGLDTANASTKKLVRVVDRKDGIYVHDPARDILKLAVIERHRGTGNVGLGLVEGYGLKRGAVAMTIAHDSHNLIVIGDSDRDMRLAVERIVAIGGGIAVVKDGAVAECLPLEVGGIMTTADASVVVERLEAMRAVVRTMGVDASLEDPFLALGFLSLPVIPELKLTDMGLFDVPLFRLVPIEE; the protein is encoded by the coding sequence ATGGGCAAACCGGAACGCGTCAGATTCGCCAGGGGTCTCGAGAAGGCCCCGCTGGTCCTGAAGAACGCGCACGTCGTCAACGTCTTCTCCGGCACGATCGACTTCTGCGACGTCGCCGTCGCCGAGGGCGTCGTCGTCGGCCTCGGGTCGTACGACGGTGTCGAGGAGATCGACCTCGAGGGGCGGTACCTGAGCCCCGGCTTCATCGACGGCCACGTCCATATCGAGTCCTCGATGCTCACGCCTCCCCAGTTCGCGCGCTGCGTACTGCCCTGGGGAACGACCGCGGTCGTCGCCGATCCGCACGAGATCGGCAACATCCGCGGCGTCGACGGCGTCCGCTACATGATCCGGGCCGCCGCCACGGTCCCGCTCGACGTCTTCATGATGATCCCCTCGTGCGTGCCGACGACCGTCTTCGAGACCGCCGGCGCGACGATCGGACACGAGGACGTCGCGGCGCTCGCGGGCGACCCGTCGGTGCTCGGCCTCGGCGAGGTGATGGATTACCCGCAGGTGCTTTCCGGCGGCCCGGAGATCTTCGCCAAGATCGCCGCCGTCGGGAACCGCCCGGTCGACGGGCATTCCCCGGCCGTGACGGGCAAGGACCTCTGCGCCTACGTCGGCGCCGGGATCCGGACCGACCACGAGTGCCGCACCCCGGCGGAACTCGCCGAGCGCGTCCGACTCGGGCAGTACGTCCATCTCCGCGAGGGATCGCACACCAAGAACCTGCTCGCGCTGCTTCCCGCGGTGAACGAGAAAAACCGCCACCGCGTCACCTTCTGCACCGACGACAAGCATCCCGAGGACATCCGTCGGGAAGGCCACATCAACCACAACGTCAAGCTCGCCATCGAGGCGGGGGTCGATCCGGTCGACGCGATCCGGATGGCGACCCTCAACACGGCCTGCTGCTACGGCCTGCAGGGCCGCGGGGCGGTCGCCCCGGGCTATCGCGCCGACCTCGTCGTGATCGACGATTTGAAGGCCATGGTCCCGTCGTTGGTGTTCAAGGACGGCGTCCTCGTCGCCCGCGACCGGGTCGCCCTCTTCGAGGTCCCGACGGTCCGGGACGGTCGCGTCGTCGACACCGTCCGCGTCGATCCGGCGAAGGTCTCCTTCGAACTCCGGCTCGGCAGGGACGCGGTCAAGGTGATCGGCCTCGATACCGCCAACGCCTCGACCAAGAAACTCGTCCGCGTCGTCGACCGGAAGGACGGGATCTACGTCCACGACCCCGCCCGCGACATCCTCAAGCTTGCCGTGATCGAACGTCACCGCGGCACCGGCAACGTCGGCCTCGGCCTCGTCGAAGGCTACGGCCTGAAGCGCGGTGCGGTCGCGATGACGATCGCCCACGACTCGCACAACCTGATCGTGATCGGCGATTCCGACCGCGACATGCGCCTCGCGGTCGAGCGGATCGTCGCGATCGGCGGCGGGATCGCCGTCGTGAAGGACGGCGCCGTCGCCGAATGCCTGCCGCTCGAAGTCGGCGGGATCATGACCACGGCGGACGCCTCCGTCGTCGTCGAACGGCTCGAGGCGATGCGCGCGGTCGTGCGCACCATGGGCGTCGACGCGAGCCTCGAGGATCCGTTCCTCGCGCTCGGGTTCCTTTCGCTTCCGGTGATTCCGGAACTCAAGCTCACCGACATGGGACTGTTCGACGTCCCGCTCTTCCGGCTCGTGCCGATCGAGGAATGA
- a CDS encoding 4Fe-4S binding protein: MNDNLRVTFDGLSLANPLMPASGPLVGDFEKLCFMRDSGLGAVVTKTISTKAPVIPRPCIYGDRDYAMNSELWSEHPLSRWTDDFLPAYMAVKDRPLIVSVGYSKEDIEVLIPALDGFADAFEVSTHYVGTDLAVIGRTVAAIRARTKKPIYMKVSPHLPDVAGFARTIRENGANGVVAINSLGPTMKVDLATRRIRYGNADGYAWTSGPVIKNLALAAVRRIKTAAPELTVIGVGGIQSAEDVLEFLLAGASATQMLSGALLRGKDLYAKIVGDMPAALAKYGFSSMAEVAATRLDASVSYEPVPPVLDEAKCTKCRLCVRVCPYFALELRERIEVDAAKCFGCGLCIAKCPTRALR; this comes from the coding sequence ATGAACGACAACCTCAGGGTCACCTTCGACGGGCTTTCGCTCGCCAATCCGCTGATGCCGGCATCGGGTCCGCTCGTCGGCGATTTCGAGAAGCTTTGCTTCATGAGGGATTCCGGCCTCGGCGCGGTCGTCACGAAGACGATCTCGACGAAGGCCCCCGTCATCCCGCGTCCGTGCATCTACGGCGACCGCGACTACGCGATGAACTCGGAGCTCTGGAGCGAACATCCGCTCAGCCGCTGGACGGACGACTTCCTTCCCGCCTACATGGCGGTCAAGGATCGCCCGCTCATCGTCTCCGTCGGCTACTCGAAGGAGGACATCGAAGTCCTGATTCCGGCCCTCGACGGGTTCGCCGACGCCTTCGAGGTCTCGACCCACTACGTCGGCACCGACCTCGCGGTGATCGGCCGGACGGTCGCGGCGATCCGCGCCCGCACGAAGAAGCCGATCTACATGAAGGTGAGTCCGCATCTGCCGGACGTCGCCGGTTTCGCGCGCACGATCCGCGAGAACGGCGCGAACGGGGTGGTCGCGATCAATTCGCTTGGCCCGACGATGAAGGTCGACCTCGCGACCCGGCGGATCCGCTACGGCAACGCCGACGGCTACGCCTGGACCTCGGGACCCGTCATCAAGAACCTCGCCCTCGCCGCCGTGCGGCGCATCAAGACCGCCGCTCCGGAACTCACCGTGATCGGCGTCGGCGGGATCCAGTCCGCCGAGGACGTCCTCGAGTTCCTGCTCGCCGGCGCTTCGGCGACGCAGATGCTCTCGGGGGCGCTGCTCCGCGGGAAGGACCTCTACGCGAAGATCGTGGGGGACATGCCGGCAGCGCTCGCCAAGTACGGTTTTTCCTCGATGGCCGAGGTCGCCGCGACGCGGCTCGACGCTTCCGTCTCCTACGAACCGGTTCCGCCGGTCCTCGACGAGGCGAAGTGCACGAAATGCCGCCTGTGCGTCCGCGTCTGTCCGTATTTCGCACTCGAGCTGCGCGAAAGGATCGAGGTCGACGCCGCCAAGTGCTTCGGCTGCGGTCTCTGCATCGCCAAATGCCCGACCCGGGCGCTCCGTTGA
- a CDS encoding threonine synthase: protein MAKILCLECTLCGRRHPYDPGLHVCPACGEQGVLDVRYDYDAIARTFTKATLAADPDRTMWRYLPLLSIVGDGHERTLRTGFTPLYRATRLGADLGLDVLYVKDEGVNPTASMKDRASAVAVLDALALGARTVACSSTGNAASSLAGQAARMGLSSVIFVPRRAPVGKLNQLLAYGSTVIMVDGDYKAAFDLSKRAIRHYGWYDRNAAINPHLVEGKKTMSLEIAEQLGWDVPDWAVVAVGDGCTVAGLYKGFYDLFRLGFTNRIPKILGVQASGCRPFVDAWEQNEPLREAEEDTIADSIAVGIPRNPVKAMRAVRDSGGTWISVPDEEILAMMKDLGRTEGIFGEPAGVAGLAGLKAAVARGLVKKGESVVCAMTGNGLKDPANAARAVGSPILLKPDLEALIDYIDRHHAEVHAQ from the coding sequence ATGGCGAAGATCCTATGCCTCGAATGCACCCTGTGCGGAAGAAGACATCCCTACGATCCCGGACTGCACGTCTGTCCCGCCTGCGGCGAACAGGGCGTGCTCGACGTCCGCTACGACTACGACGCGATCGCGAGGACCTTCACGAAGGCGACGCTTGCGGCCGACCCCGACCGCACGATGTGGCGCTACCTGCCGCTTCTGTCGATCGTCGGCGACGGCCACGAACGCACCCTCCGGACCGGCTTCACGCCGCTCTACCGGGCGACACGCCTGGGCGCCGACCTCGGTCTCGACGTCCTCTACGTGAAGGACGAGGGCGTCAATCCGACGGCCTCGATGAAGGACCGCGCCTCGGCGGTCGCGGTGCTCGACGCGCTCGCGCTCGGCGCCCGTACGGTCGCCTGCAGTTCGACCGGGAACGCCGCCTCCTCGCTTGCCGGTCAGGCGGCCCGGATGGGCCTCTCCTCGGTCATCTTCGTTCCGCGGCGGGCACCCGTCGGGAAACTCAACCAGCTTCTCGCGTACGGCTCGACCGTGATCATGGTCGACGGCGACTACAAGGCCGCCTTCGACTTGTCGAAGCGGGCGATCCGCCACTACGGCTGGTACGACCGGAACGCCGCGATCAACCCGCATCTCGTCGAGGGCAAGAAGACGATGTCGCTCGAAATCGCCGAACAGCTCGGCTGGGACGTTCCCGACTGGGCGGTGGTGGCGGTCGGCGACGGCTGCACGGTCGCGGGACTGTACAAGGGCTTCTACGACCTCTTCCGGCTCGGCTTCACGAACCGGATCCCGAAGATCCTCGGCGTCCAGGCGTCCGGCTGCCGGCCGTTCGTCGACGCCTGGGAGCAGAACGAACCGCTCCGCGAGGCGGAGGAGGACACGATCGCGGATTCGATCGCGGTCGGGATCCCGCGCAACCCGGTCAAGGCGATGCGGGCGGTGCGCGATTCCGGCGGCACCTGGATTTCCGTCCCCGACGAGGAGATCCTGGCGATGATGAAGGACCTCGGAAGGACCGAGGGAATCTTCGGCGAACCGGCCGGCGTCGCCGGCCTCGCCGGCCTGAAGGCCGCCGTCGCCCGCGGTCTCGTGAAGAAGGGCGAATCCGTCGTCTGCGCGATGACGGGCAACGGCCTCAAGGACCCGGCGAACGCCGCCCGGGCCGTGGGTTCCCCGATCCTCCTGAAACCGGACCTGGAAGCCCTGATAGACTATATCGACAGACATCATGCGGAGGTGCATGCGCAATGA
- a CDS encoding FAD binding domain-containing protein, which yields MNKAIPGSRREALELLAIGGGPVVAGGTDLMVKRRRWAGVSPAIAEGAVYVANLSELSRIRVDAGLVEIGATATLSQLLVHPLVPALLKAAIRVTASPGIRNAATLAGNLANASPAADPALALACLDAVVRLESASGVRTVPVVGFSTGPGKTVLRPDELITAILVPSDDGATVRFEKVGGRKADAIAKVAFAGFVKVDDGVVTRFSVAFGAVGPTVVRDAKIEESATGLSLEELKRQLPRIRETYGVAIRPIDDQRSTADYRRTVALNLLSDFIGSL from the coding sequence GTGAACAAAGCGATTCCCGGATCCAGGCGCGAAGCCCTCGAACTCCTCGCCATCGGCGGCGGCCCCGTCGTCGCCGGCGGCACCGACCTGATGGTGAAGCGCCGCCGCTGGGCGGGCGTGTCGCCCGCGATCGCGGAAGGCGCCGTCTACGTCGCCAACCTGTCCGAACTCTCCCGTATCCGCGTGGACGCGGGTCTCGTCGAGATCGGCGCGACGGCGACGCTTTCGCAACTGCTCGTCCATCCGCTCGTCCCGGCGCTCCTGAAGGCCGCGATCCGCGTGACCGCGTCCCCCGGGATCCGCAACGCCGCGACCCTCGCCGGCAACCTGGCGAACGCCTCCCCGGCGGCCGACCCGGCGCTCGCGCTGGCGTGTCTCGACGCCGTCGTGCGGCTCGAGAGCGCCTCCGGTGTCCGCACCGTTCCGGTCGTCGGCTTTTCGACCGGCCCGGGAAAGACCGTCCTCCGTCCCGACGAGCTGATCACGGCGATCCTCGTTCCCTCCGACGACGGCGCGACCGTCCGTTTCGAGAAGGTCGGCGGCCGCAAGGCCGACGCGATCGCGAAGGTCGCCTTCGCCGGATTCGTCAAGGTCGACGACGGCGTCGTGACCCGTTTTTCGGTCGCGTTCGGCGCCGTCGGTCCGACGGTCGTGCGCGACGCGAAGATCGAGGAGTCGGCGACCGGGCTTTCCCTCGAGGAGCTGAAGCGGCAACTGCCCCGCATCCGCGAGACCTACGGCGTCGCGATCCGGCCGATCGACGACCAGCGCTCGACGGCGGACTACCGCCGCACCGTCGCGCTCAACCTGCTTTCCGACTTCATCGGGAGTCTCTAG
- a CDS encoding pyridoxal-phosphate dependent enzyme, whose product MNKIPYGPTYEEMLHPEKADKAVRARALSAKTENELDPINLFNITWKDAKNRVQKIVLPKALTGVDANVVVLLGKTFPSGSHKVGPAYATLIEGCVDGDIVPGTHTILGPSTGNFGIGVSYICNLMKYDAIVIMPDNMSKERYERIRRYGAKLDLTPGTESDVILTLERTYELKKDPKNRSLAQFELMPNYRFHRHVTGHSCIEAVKGVGNGRIACFTSAPGSAGTLAAGDAIKEAFPEAKVVALEPYECSTLTDGGRGQHRIEGIGDKMCTLIHNVLNTDFVATIADDDCVKGLKVLHDAPDVLVEAGISRTTAEGLRELFGVSSVCNILGAIKMAKYLKLGPEDNVVTIATDGFDRYDSVIADLDRRVLETAPFVLRRWFRDIFLKAGTDGILDVRGAAAKERLFAQKEKDWLPFGYSKEYLDAMRNPSFWDHEYRKIADYDAKIRAMR is encoded by the coding sequence ATGAACAAGATCCCCTACGGTCCCACCTACGAGGAGATGCTTCACCCCGAGAAGGCCGACAAGGCCGTCCGGGCCAGGGCGCTCTCGGCCAAGACCGAGAACGAACTCGATCCGATCAACCTGTTCAACATCACCTGGAAGGACGCCAAGAACCGGGTCCAGAAGATCGTGTTGCCGAAGGCGCTCACGGGCGTCGACGCGAACGTCGTCGTCCTGCTCGGAAAGACCTTTCCTTCGGGATCGCACAAGGTCGGTCCGGCCTACGCGACCCTGATCGAGGGCTGCGTCGACGGCGACATCGTCCCTGGCACGCACACGATCCTCGGTCCCTCGACCGGCAACTTCGGGATCGGCGTCTCCTACATCTGCAACCTGATGAAGTACGACGCGATCGTGATCATGCCCGACAACATGTCGAAGGAGCGCTACGAGCGGATCCGCCGCTACGGCGCGAAGCTCGACCTCACCCCGGGCACCGAGTCGGACGTGATCCTCACGCTCGAACGGACCTACGAACTCAAGAAGGATCCGAAGAACCGCTCGCTCGCGCAGTTCGAACTGATGCCGAACTACCGCTTCCACCGCCACGTCACGGGTCATTCCTGCATCGAGGCCGTGAAGGGCGTCGGGAACGGCCGGATCGCCTGCTTCACCTCGGCTCCCGGCAGCGCCGGGACGCTCGCCGCGGGCGATGCGATCAAGGAGGCCTTCCCCGAGGCCAAAGTGGTCGCGCTCGAGCCGTACGAATGCTCGACGCTCACCGACGGCGGCCGCGGCCAGCATCGCATCGAGGGCATCGGCGACAAGATGTGCACGCTGATCCACAACGTCCTCAACACCGACTTCGTCGCGACGATCGCGGACGACGACTGCGTGAAGGGACTCAAGGTCCTGCACGACGCCCCCGACGTTCTCGTCGAGGCGGGCATCTCGCGGACGACCGCCGAAGGTCTCAGGGAACTGTTCGGCGTCTCCTCCGTCTGCAACATCCTCGGCGCCATCAAGATGGCGAAGTATCTGAAGCTCGGCCCCGAGGACAACGTCGTGACGATCGCCACCGACGGCTTCGACCGCTACGACTCGGTGATCGCCGACCTCGATCGGCGCGTCCTCGAGACGGCGCCGTTCGTGCTGCGCCGCTGGTTCCGCGACATCTTCCTCAAGGCCGGGACCGACGGCATCCTCGACGTCCGCGGCGCGGCCGCGAAGGAGCGGCTCTTCGCCCAGAAGGAGAAGGACTGGCTCCCCTTCGGCTATTCGAAGGAGTATCTGGACGCGATGCGGAATCCCTCGTTCTGGGACCACGAGTACCGCAAGATCGCGGACTACGACGCGAAGATCCGCGCGATGAGGTAG
- a CDS encoding xanthine dehydrogenase family protein molybdopterin-binding subunit: MNDIHDTVVRRDAAAKIAGRATYVGDLPIAGVLHARTVRSTIAKGEILSIAVPPLPQDCFVVGAADVPGENAVRIIFKDMPVFADGEVRYIGEPILLVCGPDRAVVFDLAARVVVRYREDVPVFANVVAGARYAYSKGDPEKAFAEAVRTVRESFSTGYQEQAYIEPQGMVGYPEDGGKVTLVGSMQCPYYVKNAVVGVLGCAEDRVRVIQAETGGAFGGKEEFPSLTGAQVAVAVRKTGRPVSLLYERTEDVETTTKRHPSTIELTAALDCDDRVVGLMATVAIDAGAYLGLSGVVLSRALIAATGAYTVPHLRVEGTAYLTNTVPTGAFRGFGAPQMFFAVEMFMGHLAARAGVDPIAYRRRHLARRGDLTSTSGLYRDPILVDGMIDRVLERSDYRRKVREFKKGDAWRGIGLSVFFHGCGFTGSGEADHIKARVRLDKDSAGTVTIRIASVDMGQGAATALSKIVAAVLGRPLETVVFPHPDTDLAPDSGPTVASRTTMIVGGLLARAALRLKEEWTEGSAQSVEERYVQPEGIVWDEERFLGDAYPAYSWGVVAVEVEVDRRTFQVDLKGVWSCYDAGTAIDPLLAEGQADGGLTQGIAYGYLERMEVKDGRVRQKNLTDYMIPTAVDVCPADTVFIENPYAFGPFGAKGLGELTLVGGAPAVAAAIEHAIGRKISSIPATPESIMELIEHGTR; encoded by the coding sequence ATGAACGACATCCATGACACCGTCGTCCGTCGCGACGCCGCGGCCAAGATCGCCGGACGCGCGACATACGTCGGCGATCTGCCGATCGCGGGCGTTCTCCACGCCAGGACGGTGCGGTCGACGATCGCGAAGGGCGAGATCCTGTCGATCGCCGTGCCGCCGCTTCCGCAGGACTGCTTCGTCGTCGGCGCGGCCGACGTCCCCGGCGAGAACGCCGTCCGGATCATCTTCAAGGACATGCCCGTCTTCGCCGACGGAGAAGTGCGCTACATCGGCGAACCGATCCTGCTCGTCTGCGGACCGGACCGCGCGGTCGTCTTCGACCTCGCCGCGCGCGTCGTCGTCCGCTACCGCGAGGACGTCCCGGTCTTCGCAAACGTCGTCGCCGGCGCGCGGTACGCCTACTCCAAGGGCGATCCCGAAAAGGCGTTCGCGGAAGCCGTCCGCACGGTTCGCGAATCCTTTTCCACCGGATACCAGGAACAGGCGTACATCGAACCCCAGGGGATGGTCGGCTATCCCGAGGACGGCGGCAAGGTCACCCTCGTCGGATCGATGCAATGTCCCTACTACGTCAAGAACGCCGTCGTCGGCGTGCTCGGCTGTGCCGAGGACCGGGTCCGCGTGATCCAGGCCGAGACCGGCGGCGCCTTCGGCGGGAAGGAAGAGTTCCCCTCCCTCACGGGTGCACAGGTCGCGGTCGCCGTCCGCAAGACGGGAAGACCGGTCTCGCTCCTCTACGAACGCACCGAAGACGTCGAGACGACCACCAAGCGGCATCCCTCCACGATCGAACTGACCGCGGCGCTCGACTGCGACGACCGCGTCGTCGGCCTGATGGCAACGGTCGCGATCGACGCCGGCGCCTACCTCGGACTCTCCGGAGTGGTGCTCTCGCGCGCGCTCATCGCCGCCACCGGCGCCTATACCGTTCCGCATCTTCGCGTCGAGGGGACCGCATACCTCACCAATACGGTTCCGACCGGCGCGTTCCGCGGGTTCGGTGCGCCGCAGATGTTCTTCGCCGTCGAAATGTTCATGGGTCACCTCGCGGCCCGCGCCGGCGTCGACCCGATCGCCTACAGGCGCCGCCACCTGGCGCGCCGCGGCGACCTCACCTCGACGTCGGGCCTCTACCGCGACCCGATCCTCGTCGACGGCATGATCGACCGCGTCCTCGAACGCTCCGACTACCGCCGCAAGGTCCGCGAGTTCAAGAAAGGCGACGCCTGGAGGGGGATCGGCCTTTCGGTCTTCTTCCACGGCTGCGGCTTCACCGGCAGCGGCGAAGCCGACCACATCAAGGCGCGCGTCCGCCTCGACAAGGATTCCGCCGGGACCGTGACGATCCGGATCGCCTCCGTCGACATGGGACAGGGCGCGGCGACGGCGCTCTCCAAGATCGTCGCCGCCGTCCTCGGCCGACCGCTCGAAACGGTCGTCTTCCCGCATCCCGACACCGACCTCGCCCCCGATTCGGGGCCGACGGTCGCCTCGCGGACGACGATGATCGTCGGCGGACTGCTTGCCCGCGCGGCGCTCCGCCTCAAGGAGGAGTGGACCGAGGGGTCGGCGCAGTCCGTCGAGGAACGTTACGTCCAGCCCGAGGGCATCGTCTGGGACGAGGAGCGCTTTCTTGGCGACGCCTATCCGGCGTATTCGTGGGGTGTCGTCGCCGTCGAGGTCGAAGTCGACCGGCGCACCTTCCAGGTCGACCTCAAGGGCGTCTGGAGCTGTTACGACGCCGGCACGGCGATCGACCCGCTGCTCGCCGAAGGCCAGGCCGACGGCGGCCTCACGCAGGGCATCGCCTACGGCTACCTCGAGCGGATGGAAGTGAAGGACGGCCGCGTCCGTCAGAAGAACCTCACCGACTACATGATCCCGACCGCGGTCGACGTCTGTCCGGCCGATACGGTCTTCATCGAGAATCCCTACGCCTTCGGTCCCTTCGGCGCGAAGGGCCTCGGCGAACTCACCCTCGTCGGCGGCGCCCCCGCCGTCGCGGCGGCGATCGAACATGCGATCGGAAGGAAAATCTCATCGATTCCGGCGACGCCCGAATCGATCATGGAGCTGATCGAACATGGCACGCGTTGA
- a CDS encoding YgeY family selenium metabolism-linked hydrolase — protein sequence MKRDYASIRRLAETYRPDIVRFLRDMIRIPSESCGEREVVLRIAKEMEDVGFDEVRIDAMGNVLGRIGRGKHLIAMDAHIDTVGIGDIRNWSFDPYEGKEDERCVYGRGGSDQEGGMASMVYAGKILKDLGLEDDCTLLVTGTVQEEDCDGLCWQYLIEREGIRPAFVVITEPTACRIYRGHRGRMEIRVSTRGVSCHGSAPERGDNAIYKMAPILLELQELHGRLKDDPFLGKGSLTVSEIFHSSPSRCAVADGCAISVDRRLTAGETYESALQEIRDLPSVRRAGAVVEMYRYDRPSYTGLVYPTDCYFPTWVLEKDHPVLKAAVGAYERLFEEKPVVDKWTFSTNAVTIMGRHGIPCVGFGPGREEEAHAPNEKTYKDELVKAAAFYAALPGVYMDGLKGRKEE from the coding sequence GTGAAGCGCGACTATGCATCGATCCGCCGGCTGGCGGAAACGTACCGTCCGGACATCGTCCGGTTCCTCCGGGACATGATCCGGATTCCCTCCGAATCGTGCGGCGAACGCGAAGTCGTCCTCCGCATCGCGAAGGAGATGGAGGACGTCGGGTTCGACGAAGTCCGGATCGACGCGATGGGCAACGTCCTCGGGCGGATCGGCCGCGGAAAGCACTTGATCGCGATGGACGCCCACATCGACACCGTCGGGATCGGCGACATCCGCAACTGGTCCTTCGACCCCTACGAGGGCAAGGAGGACGAACGGTGCGTCTACGGCCGCGGCGGCTCGGACCAGGAGGGCGGGATGGCCTCGATGGTCTACGCCGGCAAGATCCTGAAGGACCTCGGGCTCGAGGACGACTGCACCCTCCTCGTCACCGGCACGGTCCAGGAGGAGGACTGCGACGGCCTCTGCTGGCAGTACCTGATCGAACGCGAGGGCATCCGCCCCGCATTCGTCGTGATCACCGAACCGACCGCCTGCCGGATCTACCGCGGGCATCGCGGCCGGATGGAGATCCGAGTCTCGACCCGCGGCGTCTCCTGCCACGGCAGCGCCCCCGAGCGCGGCGACAACGCGATCTACAAGATGGCGCCGATCCTGCTCGAACTGCAGGAACTGCACGGCCGGCTGAAGGACGACCCCTTCCTCGGGAAGGGCTCGCTCACCGTCTCCGAAATCTTCCACAGCTCGCCCTCGCGCTGCGCCGTCGCCGACGGCTGCGCGATCTCGGTGGACCGCCGCCTCACCGCCGGCGAGACCTACGAGAGCGCGCTTCAGGAGATCCGCGACCTGCCCTCGGTCAGGCGGGCGGGCGCGGTCGTCGAGATGTACCGGTACGACCGGCCGTCGTACACCGGTCTCGTCTATCCGACCGACTGCTACTTCCCGACGTGGGTCCTCGAGAAGGACCATCCCGTCCTGAAGGCGGCCGTCGGCGCCTACGAGCGCCTCTTCGAGGAAAAGCCCGTCGTCGACAAGTGGACCTTCTCGACGAACGCGGTGACGATCATGGGACGGCACGGAATCCCCTGCGTCGGGTTCGGACCCGGACGCGAGGAGGAGGCCCACGCCCCGAACGAAAAGACCTACAAGGACGAACTCGTGAAGGCGGCGGCGTTCTACGCCGCGCTCCCCGGCGTCTACATGGACGGCCTCAAGGGCCGCAAGGAGGAATAG